The proteins below are encoded in one region of Ricinus communis isolate WT05 ecotype wild-type chromosome 6, ASM1957865v1, whole genome shotgun sequence:
- the LOC8274856 gene encoding uncharacterized protein LOC8274856 — protein MDSDDLEPIPITSQKHDPAWKHCQMFKNGERVQLKCVYCGKIFKGGGIHRIKEHLAGQKGNASTCLQVPTDVKLIMQQSLDGVVVKKRKKQKIAEEITNLNPVIGGGEIEVFANDQIEVSTGMELIGVSNVIEPSSSLLISGQEGKANKGGERRKRGRSKGSGANANAIVSMNSNRMALGAKRVNDHVHMAIGRFLYDIGAPLDAVNSVYFQPMVDAIASGGLDVGMPSCHDLRGWILKNSVEEVKTEVDKHMATWARTGCSVLVDQWNTLMGRTLLSFLVYCSEGVVFLKSVDASDIINSSDALYELIKKVVEEVGVRHVLQVITSMEEQYIVVGRRLTDTFPTLYWAPCAAHCIDLILEDFAKLEWISTVILQARSITRFVYNHSVVLNMVKRYTFGSEIVATGLTHFATNFETLKRMVDLKHTLQTMVTSQEWMDCPYSKKPRGLEMLDLLSNQSFWSSCVLITNLTNPLLRLLRIVSSKKRPPMGYVYAGIYRAKEAIKKELVKRKDYMVYWNIIDHWWEQQSNLPLHAAGFFLNPKVLYSIEGDLHNEILSGMFDCIEKLVPDVTVQDKITKEINSYKNASGDFGRKMAVRARETLLPAEWWSTYGGSCPNLARLAIRVLSQPCSSFGYKLNHISLEQIHDTKNCLERQRLSDLVFVQYNLRLKQMVGKSEEQDSVDPLSFDCISILEDWIKEKDISTEDYANSDWMALDPPSVNTRQPHDEVDELGAGFHDYEIFNRVKDTEDDNDE, from the exons ATGGATTCTGATGATTTGGAACCAATACCAATAACATCGCAAAAACATGACCCAGCATGGAAGCATTGCCAAATGTTCAAGAATGGGGAGAGAGTGCAATTGAAATGTGTGTATTGTGGCAAGATTTTTAAAGGAGGTGGGATTCATAGGATTAAGGAGCATTTAGCGGGTCAAAAGGGTAATGCATCTACTTGTTTACAAGTTCCTACTGATGTTAAGCTTATAATGCAACAAAGTTTAGATGGAGTTGTAGttaagaagaggaagaagcaAAAGATTGCGGAGGAGATCACAAATTTAAACCCTGTTATTGGTGGTGGTGAGATAGAGGTTTTTGCTAATGATCAAATTGAGGTTAGTACTGGGATGGAGTTGATTGGTGTTTCAAATGTGATAGAGCCTAGTTCGAGTTTGTTAATTAGTGGACAAGAAGGAAAGGCTAATAAGGGTGGAGAGAGGAGGAAGAGGGGAAGAAGTAAAGGTTCTggtgcaaatgcaaatgctatTGTTAGTATGAACAGCAATAGGATGGCGTTAGGTGCTAAAAGAGTGAATGATCATGTACATATGGCGATTGGGAGGTTTTTATATGACATTGGGGCACCTTTGGATGCTGTGAACTCAGTTTATTTTCAGCCAATGGTTGATGCGATTGCTTCAGGAGGATTAGATGTTGGTATGCCTTCATGTCATGATCTTCGTGGCTGGATATTAAAGAATTCCGTTGAAGAAGTGAAGACTGAGGTTGATAAGCACATGGCAACTTGGGCAAGGACTGGCTGTTCTGTTTTGGTTGATCAATGGAACACACTAATGGGTAGAACTCTCTTAAGCTTTTTAGTTTATTGTTCAGAAGGAGTGGTGTTTTTGAAATCCGTCGATGCATCTGATATTATAAATTCATCTGATGCTctttatgaattgattaaaaaagtaGTGGAAGAAGTTGGAGTTAGACATGTTTTGCAAGTGATAACTAGTATGGAAGAACAATATATTGTTGTGGGTAGAAGGTTAACTGATACTTTTCCTACTTTATATTGGGCTCCTTGTGCAGCTCATTGTATAGATTTGATACTTGAGGATTTTGCAAAACTTGAATGGATAAGTACAGTAATTCTACAAGCTAGATCTATTACAAGATTTGTATACAATCACAGTGTGGTTTTGAATATGGTAAAAAGGTATACGTTTGGCAGTGAAATTGTAGCAACAGGACTCACACATTTTGCCACAAACTTTGAAACATTGAAAAGAATGGTCGATCTAAAGCATACTTTACAGACCATGGTTACTTCACAGGAGTGGATGGATTGTCCCTATTCAAAGAAACCGAGGGGACTCGAGATGTTAGATTTGTTAAGTAATCAATCATTTTGGTCATCTTGTGTTCTAATAACCAATCTAACAAATCCTCTTTTGAGACTTTTGAGAATAGTTAGTAGCAAAAAGAGGCCTCCAATGGGGTATGTTTATGCAGGAATATACAGAGCAAAAGAAGCAATTAAGAAGGAACTTGTGAAGAGGAAAGATTACATGGTTTACTGGAATATAATAGATCACTGGTGGGAACAGCAAAGCAATCTCCCTCTTCATGCTGCTGGTTTCTTCCTTAATCCTAAGGTCCTTTACAGTATTGAAGGAGATCTTCACAATGAGATTCTTTCAGGGATGTTTGACTGCATAGAAAAATTGGTTCCAGATGTTACAGTCCAAGATAAAATTACCAAAGAGATAAACTCTTACAAGAATGCCTCTGGAGATTTTGGAAGGAAGATGGCAGTTAGAGCTAGAGAAACTCTACTTCCTG CTGAATGGTGGTCAACATATGGAGGAAGTTGCCCAAATTTGGCGCGGTTAGCCATCCGTGTTCTCAGTCAACCCTGCAGCTCATTTGGTTATAAGCTAAATCATATTTCTCTTGAGCAAATACATGACACGAAAAATTGTCTGGAACGTCAACGACTCAGTGACCTCGTCTTTGTTCAGTATAATTTGCGACTGAAACAAAT ggttggtAAGAGTGAAGAACAGGATTCTGTGGATCCCCTATCATTTGACTGCATCAGTATTTTGGAGGACTGGATCAAGGAAAAAGATATAAGCACAGAAGACTATGCAAACTCTGATTGGATGGCACTTGATCCACCTTCTGTGAACACAAGACAACCGCATGATGAAGTTGACGAGTTGGGAGCAG GGTTTCATGattatgagatttttaataGAGTGAAAGACACTGAAGATGacaatgatgaataa